Proteins from one Planctomyces sp. SH-PL62 genomic window:
- a CDS encoding AsmA-like C-terminal region-containing protein, with amino-acid sequence MGFGRRLAKFLIWGGVVGLGLAAAATWFAYAFVTDGDTVTRLIRAELRRFFPHAEFEFGSVDFRPLRGKATLKQVAAIQKVDGRMFRTLNLPWLEVRFNAWRMLQGEQSPSEVVVTQPTLRLLQKKDGGWNLLDLPAHPWPRAAIENPPPIDIVNGTVELVVERSRGGNSLVDEPASAAGDDKVSAAILREVTLRIEPTEEGRLEFKGSARGDLFDRVDLRGSVDPATGDVDLTGGLVDLTLSDTLRRRLPADFAAGFDALSLSGGDVDVELKHLAFRPGLPPEAQLSYDVEAQLLRGVCACPHLPFPLNDLSARVGLRDGVLTIVHAEGFNGATRVRASGALRASASLETPMDLRVEIFDLDLDQRLKDRTPPEFVELWDVFQPKGRVNVKANVARAVEGGPVEFSASAELQDVSARYRHFDYPLKNLKGTLALEGRRLTVDLNGPIGDKPARLHGTVDDPGPDALVDLKVEAESVPVDAAFLDALQPEVRRWVDRFKPAGSVKTDARIFRAPLVGPPQLKQEGGRMVEANLETEVGRLVIDADLDLDPRRCEITWVELPFPVRNLSGRLELHPDLWIFKDLRGRNGQAVITGSGKVEKLPGPNLPNGDPPLKIGMTLDAQNLPFSPELREALPDAWRKSWEFINPDGASDVHADVAVETGKPDQTRVTISPRPESHVRLVVPKSPGPGVEPGATIELKMQNALGAFEFVNGKVAMRDVRFTFHGAPVEFPEGTVVVEDSGRFDLAVRDVWVRDLLFGANLRRIMPTLMAQFAMRLDDGRPFTARGDLKIGWSGEAGVPAWCQWENTRVFLVDNKLKAGIPMEHLNGQLKEVWGRSDGQYLEVHGVLDIQSASVAGLQVTRLQGPLVVKDGKARLESLKGSFLGGELYGEGAITLAETPSYSGSAQLSGAQLQEYARSLPGRQAFRGLVNARVGFNGLGTDFRGLQARGEGHVVDGDLGELPFVLKFAKALNPLTLRGRNDDGKSMFDAADLEFRIVNGTTHFDKIRLTGSPISLEGDGTRDPFDNIDLTLRVLYGRNRFDVPLLSPMIREASGEFINVNIKGTLAQPRPDLKYVPRLQRIGNRGDRP; translated from the coding sequence ATGGGGTTCGGGCGACGCCTGGCGAAATTCCTGATCTGGGGTGGGGTCGTCGGCCTGGGGCTGGCGGCGGCGGCGACCTGGTTCGCCTATGCGTTCGTCACCGACGGCGACACGGTGACGCGGCTGATCCGGGCGGAGCTGCGGCGGTTCTTCCCGCACGCCGAGTTCGAGTTCGGCAGCGTCGACTTCCGTCCCCTGCGCGGGAAGGCCACGCTCAAGCAGGTCGCGGCGATCCAGAAGGTCGACGGCCGGATGTTCCGGACGCTGAACCTCCCCTGGCTGGAAGTGCGGTTCAACGCCTGGCGGATGCTCCAGGGGGAGCAGTCGCCGAGCGAGGTCGTGGTGACGCAGCCCACGCTCCGGCTCCTCCAGAAGAAGGACGGCGGCTGGAACCTCCTGGACCTGCCGGCCCATCCCTGGCCCCGGGCGGCGATCGAGAATCCGCCGCCGATCGACATCGTCAACGGGACCGTCGAGCTGGTCGTGGAGCGGAGCCGAGGCGGGAATTCCCTGGTGGACGAGCCGGCCTCCGCCGCGGGCGACGACAAGGTGTCCGCGGCGATCCTCCGCGAGGTCACGTTGCGCATCGAGCCGACCGAGGAAGGCCGGCTTGAGTTCAAAGGCTCGGCGCGGGGGGATCTCTTCGATCGGGTCGACCTGCGCGGGTCGGTCGACCCGGCCACCGGCGACGTCGACCTGACCGGCGGCCTGGTCGACCTCACGCTCTCGGACACGCTCCGCCGCCGCCTGCCGGCCGACTTCGCCGCCGGCTTCGACGCCCTGTCCCTGAGCGGCGGGGACGTCGACGTGGAGCTGAAGCACCTGGCCTTCCGACCCGGCCTGCCTCCCGAGGCGCAGCTCTCCTACGACGTGGAGGCCCAGCTCCTGCGCGGGGTCTGCGCCTGCCCACATCTCCCGTTCCCGCTCAACGACCTGTCGGCCCGGGTGGGCCTGCGCGACGGCGTCCTGACGATCGTCCACGCCGAGGGCTTCAACGGCGCGACCCGGGTCCGGGCCTCCGGGGCCCTCCGCGCTTCGGCCTCGCTCGAGACGCCGATGGATCTCCGCGTCGAGATCTTCGACCTGGACCTGGACCAGCGGCTGAAGGACCGGACCCCCCCGGAATTCGTCGAGCTGTGGGACGTGTTCCAGCCCAAGGGGCGGGTGAACGTCAAGGCCAACGTCGCCAGGGCCGTCGAGGGGGGCCCGGTGGAGTTCTCGGCCTCGGCCGAGCTGCAAGACGTCTCGGCGCGCTACCGCCACTTCGATTACCCGCTGAAGAACCTCAAGGGGACGCTCGCCCTGGAGGGCCGGCGGCTCACGGTCGACCTGAACGGTCCGATCGGCGACAAGCCGGCCCGGCTCCACGGGACGGTCGACGACCCCGGCCCCGACGCCCTGGTGGACCTCAAGGTCGAGGCCGAGTCGGTGCCGGTCGACGCGGCCTTCCTCGACGCGCTTCAGCCCGAGGTCCGCCGCTGGGTCGACCGCTTCAAGCCGGCCGGGTCGGTCAAGACCGACGCGCGGATCTTCCGCGCGCCGCTGGTCGGCCCGCCGCAACTGAAGCAGGAGGGCGGCCGCATGGTCGAGGCCAACCTTGAAACCGAGGTGGGCCGGCTCGTGATCGACGCCGACCTCGACCTCGACCCCCGGCGCTGCGAGATCACCTGGGTGGAGCTTCCGTTCCCGGTGCGGAACCTCTCGGGCCGGCTGGAGCTGCACCCGGACCTCTGGATCTTCAAGGACCTGCGGGGCCGCAACGGCCAGGCCGTGATCACCGGCTCCGGCAAGGTGGAGAAGCTGCCGGGGCCCAACCTCCCCAACGGCGACCCGCCGCTGAAGATCGGCATGACTTTGGACGCCCAGAACCTGCCGTTCAGCCCGGAGCTGCGCGAGGCCCTCCCCGACGCCTGGCGGAAGTCCTGGGAATTCATCAATCCCGACGGCGCCAGCGACGTCCACGCCGACGTCGCCGTCGAGACCGGCAAGCCCGACCAGACCCGCGTGACCATCTCCCCGAGGCCGGAGTCGCACGTCCGCCTGGTGGTGCCGAAGTCCCCCGGGCCGGGCGTCGAGCCGGGGGCGACGATCGAGCTGAAGATGCAGAACGCGCTGGGGGCGTTCGAGTTCGTCAACGGCAAGGTCGCGATGCGGGACGTCCGGTTCACGTTCCACGGCGCCCCCGTCGAGTTCCCCGAGGGGACGGTCGTGGTCGAGGACAGCGGCCGGTTCGACCTGGCGGTCCGCGACGTGTGGGTCCGCGACCTCCTCTTCGGCGCCAACCTGCGACGGATCATGCCCACCCTGATGGCCCAGTTCGCGATGCGCCTGGACGACGGCCGGCCGTTCACGGCGCGGGGGGACCTCAAGATCGGCTGGAGCGGCGAGGCCGGCGTCCCCGCCTGGTGCCAGTGGGAGAACACCCGCGTCTTCCTCGTCGACAACAAGCTCAAGGCGGGCATCCCCATGGAGCACCTCAACGGCCAGCTCAAGGAGGTCTGGGGCCGCTCCGACGGCCAGTACCTGGAAGTCCACGGCGTCCTGGACATCCAGAGCGCCAGCGTCGCCGGGCTCCAGGTCACGCGGCTCCAGGGCCCCCTGGTCGTCAAGGACGGCAAGGCGCGGCTGGAGAGCCTCAAGGGGAGCTTCCTGGGGGGCGAGCTGTACGGCGAAGGGGCGATCACGCTGGCCGAGACCCCGAGCTACAGCGGATCGGCCCAGCTCTCCGGGGCGCAGCTCCAGGAGTACGCGCGGAGCCTCCCCGGCCGCCAGGCGTTCCGGGGGCTTGTCAACGCCCGGGTGGGATTCAACGGCCTGGGCACGGACTTCCGCGGCCTCCAGGCGAGGGGCGAAGGCCACGTCGTCGACGGCGACCTCGGCGAGCTGCCGTTCGTGCTGAAGTTCGCCAAGGCCCTCAACCCGCTCACGCTCCGGGGCCGCAACGACGACGGCAAGTCGATGTTCGACGCCGCCGACCTCGAATTCCGGATCGTCAACGGCACCACCCATTTCGACAAGATCCGGCTCACCGGCAGCCCGATCAGCCTCGAAGGCGACGGGACCCGCGACCCGTTCGACAACATCGACCTGACGCTCCGGGTCCTCTACGGCCGGAATCGGTTCGACGTCCCCCTCCTCAGCCCGATGATCCGCGAGGCCAGCGGCGAGTTCATCAACGTCAACATCAAGGGGACGCTCGCCCAGCCCCGCCCCGACCTCAAGTACGTCCCCAGGCTTCAGAGGATCGGCAACCGCGGCGACCGCCCCTGA
- a CDS encoding ArnT family glycosyltransferase codes for MAGEPGRIDRIGKLPIPALAIAVEVGLLLRVAAANLVEWWVRRGGGERVCLFPDAEYYWELARTIRDGEVFQIVEWGDIPHFALRTPGYPLFLASCRTLLGDRPLGARLVQAGLGAVCVWLVFRLTRVVLGGSEKTGTGRAAPIAAAFTSIHPYFVIMSVVLLSEAVFAPLLLGFLWALAVLWDRDGARAMLGPALGAGAAAGAAVLTRPSCLLFFPAAIAAWLAHRAVSGRSIRPAIVATMVAAAGFAGVMAPWWVRNARVYGEFVPTALWMGASLYDGLNPQATGASDMRFLNDPDVWPNSERDQDELLKRRAFAFVREQPGRALELALAKLGRYWSPWPNAEGVRSPWLTVAAGLVMGPVLGLAGLGLWTLRRDGRAWVILAGPILYFGLIHAVFASSMRYRTPGEIPAMGLAAVGLLRVVDGASWRSKQA; via the coding sequence ATGGCTGGAGAGCCGGGTCGGATCGATCGGATCGGGAAGCTTCCGATCCCCGCCCTGGCGATCGCGGTCGAGGTCGGGCTGTTGCTGCGGGTGGCGGCGGCGAACCTCGTCGAGTGGTGGGTCCGTCGGGGAGGGGGCGAGCGGGTCTGCCTGTTCCCGGACGCGGAGTATTACTGGGAACTCGCGCGGACGATCCGCGACGGCGAGGTCTTCCAGATCGTGGAATGGGGCGACATCCCCCACTTCGCCCTCCGCACGCCCGGTTATCCGCTCTTCCTCGCGTCCTGCCGGACCCTCCTGGGCGATCGTCCCCTCGGGGCGAGATTGGTCCAGGCCGGGCTCGGCGCGGTCTGCGTCTGGCTGGTCTTCCGGCTGACGCGGGTGGTGCTCGGCGGTTCGGAAAAAACGGGAACGGGGCGAGCGGCTCCGATCGCCGCGGCGTTCACGTCGATTCATCCGTACTTCGTGATCATGTCGGTCGTTCTCCTGTCTGAGGCGGTGTTCGCGCCGCTGCTGCTGGGCTTCCTCTGGGCGCTGGCGGTCCTCTGGGATCGGGACGGGGCCAGGGCGATGCTCGGCCCGGCGCTGGGGGCGGGGGCGGCGGCGGGGGCGGCGGTGTTGACGCGGCCGTCGTGCCTGCTCTTCTTTCCGGCGGCGATCGCGGCGTGGCTGGCGCATCGTGCGGTCTCGGGCCGGTCGATCCGCCCGGCGATCGTCGCGACGATGGTCGCGGCGGCGGGATTCGCGGGGGTGATGGCGCCCTGGTGGGTCCGCAACGCGAGGGTGTACGGCGAGTTCGTGCCGACGGCCCTTTGGATGGGGGCGAGCCTCTACGACGGGCTGAACCCCCAGGCGACTGGGGCGAGCGACATGCGGTTCCTGAACGACCCGGACGTCTGGCCGAACAGCGAGCGCGACCAGGACGAACTGCTGAAGCGGCGGGCGTTCGCGTTCGTCCGCGAGCAGCCGGGGCGGGCGCTGGAGCTGGCGCTGGCGAAGCTCGGCCGGTACTGGAGCCCCTGGCCCAACGCGGAGGGGGTGCGGTCGCCCTGGCTGACGGTCGCGGCGGGCCTGGTGATGGGGCCGGTCCTGGGGCTGGCGGGCCTCGGGCTGTGGACGCTTCGGCGGGACGGCCGGGCCTGGGTGATCCTGGCGGGGCCGATCCTCTATTTCGGCCTGATCCATGCGGTGTTCGCGAGTTCGATGCGGTATCGGACGCCGGGCGAGATCCCCGCGATGGGGCTGGCGGCCGTCGGCCTGCTGCGGGTCGTCGACGGGGCCTCGTGGCGTTCGAAGCAGGCCTAA